From one Bacteroidota bacterium genomic stretch:
- a CDS encoding TetR/AcrR family transcriptional regulator: MSPKEKSQSKRKSILDSAVIIFAKDGINKGTIASIAKQADIGKGTIYEYFKSKEEIFEEMLNYFFKDLFSGWKQLNKLEISTKKKLEKIFDLTFDYLSSINEKNYHQLIILMEIMLFAIRKDLEQSSKIDLSEILRNLYKIIVPIIDAGKKEGLLKNINKEYFTFLLFSSLDGIALHYFIQRKHFDIEKIKKYSMEMFFNGILKDNYSKEKIDNFNFMGVGSLPKKRR; encoded by the coding sequence ATGAGTCCAAAAGAAAAAAGTCAATCCAAAAGAAAAAGTATACTTGATTCTGCAGTGATAATATTTGCAAAAGACGGCATAAATAAAGGAACAATTGCTTCAATAGCCAAACAAGCAGATATTGGAAAAGGAACAATCTATGAGTATTTCAAAAGTAAAGAGGAAATATTTGAAGAGATGTTAAATTATTTTTTCAAAGATTTATTTTCCGGCTGGAAGCAACTAAATAAATTAGAAATTTCCACCAAAAAAAAGTTAGAAAAGATTTTTGACCTCACTTTTGATTATCTTTCATCCATAAATGAGAAAAATTATCATCAATTAATTATTCTAATGGAGATCATGCTTTTCGCAATTAGGAAAGATTTGGAACAATCTTCAAAAATAGATTTAAGTGAGATATTAAGAAATCTATATAAAATAATAGTACCAATTATAGATGCTGGAAAAAAAGAGGGCTTGTTGAAAAATATAAACAAGGAATATTTTACATTTTTGCTATTTAGTTCGTTAGATGGAATTGCCCTGCATTATTTTATTCAGAGAAAACATTTTGATATTGAAAAAATTAAGAAATATTCTATGGAAATGTTTTTTAATGGAATTCTTAAAGACAATTATTCAAAAGAAAAAATAGATAATTTTAATTTTATGGGAGTTGGCAGTTTGCCAAAAAAAAGGAGATGA